The window ATGTGGCCGATGTTGTAGTGGACCGGCAGCTTCTCCACCAGCTTCCAGGGCTCCGCGCCGTCCTTGCGGTAGGGGCCGCCCAGGGACCACCGGGCCACGGCGCTGTCCAGGAAGAGGGAGGTGTAAGCGTAGCCCTTGTCGTCGAAGACCGTGTGCAGCGGCCCGAGGCCGAGCTCCACCTGGGCTTCCTTGACGTCCTCGAACTTCAGCACCGGCACCCCGAAGGGGTCGCGCTCGAAGTTCCCGGCGGCGATGGCCTTCTGGATCTTCTCAAAGGAGTAGACCGTCACGTGGGGATCCAGCTTGCCGCCTACCACGATGTATTCGCCGCCCGGCGCCACGTCCACCCCGTGGGGGCTCTTGGGCTCCGGGGCGAAGAAGAGGACCCCTTCCTGGGCCGCCGTCTGAAGGCGGATCACCTTGATCCCGTTGATGACCTCATACTTGCCGGCCCGGATCAGCTCCTCGGCCTTCTTCCAGTTGATGATATGGAGGTAGTCCATCTCGTTCTTGGCTGTGCCGGCCTCGAAGGGCGGGTTGCCCTCCTCGATGCCGCCGGTGGCCATCTCGGTGTTGATGGAGTTGCAGAACACCCAGCCGTAAGAGACCTTCTTGCCCGCGTCGCACAGGTCCTGCCAGTAGGGCGGCAGCTCGATCTGGAAGGATCGGTCCGGATCCACCCGGCCCTTCTGGCGGTCGAAGGCCCAGAAGGTCAGCAGCCCCCGGTATTTGTCCTTGTATTGATCCAGCGGGGCATACTCCCACCCGATGGGGGCCGCATACTGCGGGCCCTCGACGACGTATTCGGTGTTGGGGGTGACGAAGCCGCCGCCGTGGTCGGAGATCGCGTTGGGGTTCTTGACGATCTGCTTGGTTTCGAAGTCGCGCAGATCGATCACTGCCAGGCGGGCGTTGGCCTTGTCGTTGATGAACAGGAACTGGCCGTCGTATTCCCCTTCGGTCTCGGAGAGGGCCGGATGGTGGGTGTCGCCCCAGAGGATGGGCTTGCCCCGGGCGAAGCCCTCCGCCAGCACCTCCAGGGTGCCCTTCTCCCCGAACCCGTAGCCCTGCCAGGGCTCTGGCGTGAAGACACCGATCACCTTGAGCAGCCGCATGGAGGGGATGCCGATCACCAGGACCTGGCCGGAGTGCCCGCCGGAGGCGAACATCACGTATTCGTCATACTTGCCCCCCGGCACGTAGGTCCGCAGCGCAGCAACCACGTCCTCCGGGGACAGGCCCCGCTCCCGGATCACCGTCTGCGCTTCCGCCGGCAGGCCCGCCACCGGGGTCGCCCCACCCCGGGCACAGGCCGCCACCAGGGCCATCAGAACCCCCAGGATCACCCCCTTCGCTTTCCCATGCATCATCGGAACCTCCTCCCATCCATGATCGTGCGGCCGACTCTCCCATCAGGCCGGACGCTCTGGCCTCTATCTTGTCCGGTTCGGCCGCCAGAGCCTATGATCTACGTCATACGAGGAGGTCATTTAGGGACGATGAATGTCATAAAATAGGGGTGCGGTTCGTCATATGGTGTGATAGCCTTCGTGCCCAATCGATGATGTTTGTCATGGGGTCGGA is drawn from Thermoflexus hugenholtzii and contains these coding sequences:
- the nosZ gene encoding Sec-dependent nitrous-oxide reductase, coding for MMHGKAKGVILGVLMALVAACARGGATPVAGLPAEAQTVIRERGLSPEDVVAALRTYVPGGKYDEYVMFASGGHSGQVLVIGIPSMRLLKVIGVFTPEPWQGYGFGEKGTLEVLAEGFARGKPILWGDTHHPALSETEGEYDGQFLFINDKANARLAVIDLRDFETKQIVKNPNAISDHGGGFVTPNTEYVVEGPQYAAPIGWEYAPLDQYKDKYRGLLTFWAFDRQKGRVDPDRSFQIELPPYWQDLCDAGKKVSYGWVFCNSINTEMATGGIEEGNPPFEAGTAKNEMDYLHIINWKKAEELIRAGKYEVINGIKVIRLQTAAQEGVLFFAPEPKSPHGVDVAPGGEYIVVGGKLDPHVTVYSFEKIQKAIAAGNFERDPFGVPVLKFEDVKEAQVELGLGPLHTVFDDKGYAYTSLFLDSAVARWSLGGPYRKDGAEPWKLVEKLPVHYNIGHIAATEGDTVSPDGKYVVALNKWSVDRFQPVGPLHPQNFQLIDISGGKMRLLYDMPIGIGEPHYAQIIKADKLKPFLVYPEIGWNAVKMAKDPNATEAGRERVEVREEGGRRVVEIWMTAVRSHFKPERVKIRKGDHVIWHITNIERARDATHGFALGGYNINLSLEPGETATIEFDADQSGTFPFYCTEFCSALHLEMMGYFLVEP